Proteins from a single region of Methanoculleus horonobensis:
- a CDS encoding ABC transporter permease, translating into MIFIELAVRNLRRHKVRSVLATVGIIIGVVAIASLGIMGSSLSTLVGGMVSDVSDTVLVTPHLAASSGDPFDPRNTLAARISERNVGLVEKAAGQHRVVPMIVASDRLRVRDTSGYATIYAMPAADIPFLLELEAGLYPQGRSSGVMVGSLLADEFDLHPGSRIEVGGESVRVMGVAAERGMGIDINPDYAIIVTEDWYTERHGAQDYSRVVVKVSDLSAIEDVKASIDQQINRRKEVVDILDSREILEIYYETIDAMNVFLLGIGGVSLLVASVSILNVMIISVTERTAEIGLMRSIGARRREVLRMFLYESLILGAMGSIVGGTISAVVAYYASASVGDLFADFAVSGEAGIPVSVVIGYVTFAMAFGIGTSVVAGFYPSWKAAQLNPIEALRYE; encoded by the coding sequence ATGATCTTCATCGAGCTCGCGGTCAGGAATCTCAGGCGGCACAAAGTCCGTTCGGTTCTCGCAACGGTCGGCATCATCATCGGTGTCGTCGCCATCGCCTCCCTCGGCATCATGGGCAGCAGTCTCTCGACGCTTGTCGGGGGCATGGTCTCGGACGTGAGCGACACCGTTCTCGTCACCCCCCACCTCGCGGCATCGAGCGGCGACCCGTTCGATCCCCGAAACACCCTTGCCGCACGCATCTCCGAGAGGAACGTGGGGCTGGTAGAGAAGGCCGCCGGACAGCACCGCGTCGTCCCCATGATCGTCGCGTCCGATCGGCTTCGGGTACGGGATACGAGCGGCTACGCAACGATATACGCCATGCCTGCGGCCGATATCCCCTTCCTGCTCGAGCTGGAGGCGGGCCTCTACCCCCAGGGAAGATCTTCGGGGGTGATGGTGGGCTCGCTCCTTGCCGATGAGTTCGACCTCCATCCGGGGAGCCGCATCGAGGTCGGGGGCGAGAGCGTCCGCGTCATGGGGGTCGCGGCGGAGCGGGGGATGGGCATCGACATCAACCCCGATTACGCCATCATCGTCACGGAGGACTGGTACACGGAGCGGCACGGGGCGCAGGACTACAGCCGGGTCGTCGTGAAGGTCAGCGATCTCTCCGCTATCGAGGATGTCAAGGCCTCCATCGACCAGCAGATCAACCGCAGGAAGGAGGTCGTGGACATCCTCGACTCACGCGAGATCCTGGAGATCTACTACGAGACGATTGACGCCATGAACGTCTTCCTCCTCGGTATCGGCGGGGTATCGCTCCTCGTCGCGAGCGTGAGCATCTTGAACGTCATGATCATATCGGTCACGGAGCGGACGGCGGAGATCGGGCTGATGCGGAGCATCGGGGCGCGAAGACGGGAGGTTCTCCGGATGTTCCTCTACGAGAGCCTGATCCTCGGGGCCATGGGGAGCATCGTCGGCGGCACCATCAGCGCGGTGGTCGCCTACTACGCCTCTGCCTCCGTAGGAGACCTCTTCGCCGATTTTGCCGTCTCGGGAGAGGCCGGCATCCCCGTCTCCGTGGTGATCGGCTACGTCACCTTTGCGATGGCGTTCGGCATCGGGACAAGTGTCGTCGCCGGGTTCTACC
- a CDS encoding putative manganese-dependent inorganic diphosphatase, protein MGQNKIIIIGHKQPDTDSICSVIGYAELRNRAEPGKYIPARCGEVSPEARSALETFGVEAPVYVASVEPTVSDIPLDTRSVRQDVPTIDVAALMDTYDMRNMPITDVNESLVGLVSEYGLARTYVRKNPREQLSLIPMPLETLARILDARTVVPARETLGEGRVYTVIDALHVTLSRMTPDDIAIVGDNEPAQLALISAGVAALIIAEGAPVGERVIDAARARGASVLSTTLDAFSVGKMISLSLPASMIMETDVPTVRMEDSLEYAKGVVSNSKFRTACVVGEEGRHIGLVSRTTLMQEVQKSVILLDHNEYSQAVDGIEQADILEIIDHHRLGAISTLKPVRFLNDPVGSTSTIVANKFIEACVEPTPSTAGLLLSGILSDTMVMKLSTTTPADIRAADYLAEIAGVDPAEYGPELIRKGMDLDALPKEELLTRDMKRYNLFGKSIMVSQVMTSSFEFAETHAGEIRAEIDHLRTTMGVDCFFALFTNVFCNASDLFAAGDEACIAKLDLRDQPVRLEGVMSRKKDFIPKFGQMFRQL, encoded by the coding sequence ATGGGACAGAACAAGATCATCATCATCGGCCACAAACAGCCCGACACCGACAGCATCTGCAGCGTCATCGGCTACGCCGAACTCCGCAACCGCGCCGAGCCGGGAAAGTACATCCCCGCCCGGTGCGGGGAGGTGAGCCCCGAGGCGAGGTCTGCGCTCGAGACGTTCGGCGTCGAGGCCCCGGTCTACGTAGCGAGCGTCGAACCCACCGTATCGGACATACCGCTCGACACCCGGAGCGTCCGTCAGGACGTCCCGACGATCGACGTCGCCGCCCTGATGGACACCTACGACATGCGAAACATGCCGATCACGGACGTGAACGAGAGCCTGGTCGGCCTCGTCAGCGAGTACGGCCTCGCCCGGACCTATGTCCGGAAGAACCCCCGGGAGCAACTCTCCCTCATCCCGATGCCGCTCGAGACCCTCGCCCGCATCCTGGACGCCCGGACGGTCGTGCCGGCGCGCGAGACGCTCGGGGAGGGCCGGGTCTACACCGTCATCGACGCCCTGCACGTCACCCTCTCGCGGATGACACCCGACGATATCGCGATCGTCGGGGACAACGAGCCGGCCCAGCTCGCCCTGATATCGGCCGGGGTCGCCGCGCTCATCATCGCCGAAGGAGCGCCGGTGGGCGAGCGGGTGATCGACGCCGCGCGGGCGAGGGGCGCCTCGGTGCTCTCGACGACACTCGACGCGTTCAGCGTCGGCAAGATGATCAGCCTCTCCCTCCCCGCGAGCATGATCATGGAGACCGACGTCCCCACCGTCCGTATGGAGGACTCGCTTGAGTATGCGAAAGGGGTCGTCTCGAACTCCAAGTTCAGGACGGCCTGTGTCGTCGGGGAAGAGGGAAGGCATATCGGGCTCGTATCCCGGACGACGCTGATGCAGGAGGTTCAGAAGTCGGTGATCCTCCTCGACCACAACGAGTACTCCCAGGCCGTGGACGGGATCGAGCAGGCGGATATCCTGGAGATCATCGATCACCACCGTCTCGGCGCGATCTCGACCTTAAAACCGGTGCGGTTCCTCAACGACCCCGTGGGGTCGACCTCGACGATCGTGGCGAACAAGTTCATCGAGGCCTGCGTGGAGCCCACGCCGTCGACCGCCGGGCTCCTTCTCTCGGGGATCCTCTCGGATACGATGGTGATGAAACTCTCGACGACCACTCCGGCGGATATCCGGGCGGCCGACTACCTCGCGGAGATCGCCGGGGTCGACCCGGCCGAGTACGGGCCGGAACTGATCCGGAAGGGCATGGATCTCGACGCTCTCCCAAAGGAAGAGCTCCTCACCCGGGACATGAAGCGCTACAACCTCTTCGGGAAGAGCATCATGGTCTCGCAGGTGATGACGTCGTCGTTTGAATTCGCAGAGACCCACGCCGGCGAGATCCGCGCGGAGATCGACCATCTCCGGACGACGATGGGGGTCGACTGCTTCTTCGCCCTCTTTACGAACGTCTTTTGCAACGCAAGCGACCTCTTCGCCGCCGGTGACGAGGCCTGCATCGCCAAACTGGATCTCCGGGACCAGCCGGTTCGGCTCGAGGGCGTCATGTCCCGCAAAAAAGATTTCATCCCGAAGTTCGGGCAGATGTTCCGGCAGCTCTAG
- a CDS encoding dihydrolipoyl dehydrogenase family protein has translation MIVVIGGGPAGRLGAIHLAQAGKEVRLVERRSIGGQCLHERCMTICALNDVARLIESARTQKDLGILDSVPTVSYPAIRKRICEVQDKLSSVLDAETRRAGVEIVYGAVGLLEGSRVFIDDEEVRADAVLAATGSRPAIPEIPGTDLTGVYTYRTLPTMPDIPRRMAVIGGGVVAAEFAHIFHAFGVEVEMIARHGLLRDLDEKMRSAALRDLAGVGIREETPVMSIEGGGRVRSVLLADGEEVEADAVLLATGLVPHSEMLQGLDKRPDGAVIVDAKMRTSVPGVYAAGDVIGPPYLTPAARREGVVAAENILGRETVMNYEGIPQAMSLRYDYASAAIAAGDEGVTLSAPAPAGPGSFWDVAGGWAGLAQVRVDPATGRLIGAAAAVPGASLLLSYIGYLMKQGITVDDFDEIVEVHPSTDGVYGLARYASGMLKKKDE, from the coding sequence ATGATCGTCGTCATCGGCGGCGGGCCCGCGGGGAGGCTCGGGGCGATCCACCTCGCGCAGGCGGGAAAGGAGGTCAGGCTTGTCGAGCGGCGCAGTATCGGGGGGCAGTGCCTCCATGAGCGGTGCATGACGATCTGTGCCTTGAACGACGTTGCGCGGCTGATCGAGTCTGCCAGAACCCAGAAGGATCTCGGGATCCTCGACTCGGTGCCGACCGTCTCATACCCGGCGATCCGGAAGCGAATATGCGAAGTCCAGGATAAACTCTCCTCGGTTCTCGATGCGGAGACCCGGCGGGCGGGAGTCGAGATCGTCTACGGAGCCGTTGGCCTGCTGGAGGGGAGCCGGGTCTTCATCGACGACGAAGAAGTCCGGGCGGACGCGGTTCTCGCGGCCACCGGTTCGCGGCCGGCAATCCCCGAGATCCCCGGCACCGATCTTACCGGTGTCTATACCTACCGGACGCTCCCCACCATGCCCGATATCCCCCGCCGCATGGCCGTCATCGGCGGCGGAGTGGTGGCGGCGGAGTTCGCCCATATCTTCCACGCCTTCGGGGTCGAGGTCGAGATGATCGCCCGGCACGGGCTGCTCCGGGATCTCGACGAGAAGATGCGTTCCGCTGCGCTGCGCGACCTTGCCGGGGTCGGCATCCGTGAAGAGACCCCGGTTATGAGTATCGAAGGCGGCGGACGAGTCCGCTCGGTTCTCCTCGCCGACGGCGAGGAGGTTGAGGCCGATGCCGTGCTGCTTGCAACAGGGCTCGTCCCCCATTCGGAGATGCTCCAGGGACTCGATAAGCGCCCGGACGGTGCCGTCATCGTCGACGCGAAGATGCGCACGAGCGTTCCGGGTGTCTACGCCGCAGGCGACGTCATCGGCCCGCCCTATCTCACCCCCGCGGCCCGGAGGGAGGGTGTGGTGGCGGCCGAGAACATCCTCGGCCGCGAGACCGTCATGAACTACGAAGGCATTCCCCAGGCGATGAGCCTCCGCTACGATTACGCCTCCGCCGCGATCGCCGCCGGGGACGAAGGCGTCACCCTCTCGGCCCCCGCGCCCGCGGGCCCCGGTTCGTTCTGGGATGTCGCAGGGGGTTGGGCGGGGCTTGCCCAGGTTCGGGTCGATCCCGCGACCGGCCGGCTGATCGGGGCGGCCGCCGCCGTCCCCGGGGCGTCGCTCCTCCTCTCTTATATCGGTTACCTGATGAAACAGGGCATCACCGTCGACGACTTCGACGAGATCGTCGAGGTTCATCCCTCGACCGACGGCGTCTACGGGCTCGCCCGCTACGCTTCCGGGATGCTCAAGAAGAAAGATGAATGA
- a CDS encoding DUF128 domain-containing protein, translating to MHAPLKFTNHRIEEYALKVTYRPEDDTGKIIYNLSLIESRDLEFTLSVMKEAHKRGITISDRLLVAGPGEQVGGYTVPDGRHAICTMCSITLDALLLQRGIPASPIGGGIVEVDGRVAQRFTSMILYRDTTLDPLEVLISQEATSILDVMNHGKGNILANIRECHMEAEQLLGEVLDELAAIGFSGILDVGAPNVPLLGVPVSPQYIGVAMVGGTNAMAAVRETGRPVVTRALKGLIDVQAMGYLDDY from the coding sequence ATGCATGCTCCCCTGAAGTTCACCAACCACCGCATCGAGGAGTACGCGCTCAAGGTGACCTACCGCCCGGAGGACGACACGGGGAAGATCATCTACAACCTCTCGCTCATCGAGAGCCGCGACCTCGAGTTCACGCTCTCCGTCATGAAAGAGGCGCACAAACGGGGCATCACCATCAGCGACCGGCTCCTGGTCGCCGGGCCGGGGGAGCAGGTCGGCGGCTACACCGTGCCGGATGGTCGGCACGCCATCTGCACGATGTGCAGCATCACGCTCGACGCTCTTCTCCTCCAGCGCGGCATCCCGGCGAGCCCGATCGGGGGCGGGATCGTCGAGGTCGACGGGAGGGTTGCGCAGCGGTTCACGAGCATGATCCTCTACCGCGACACCACGCTCGACCCTCTCGAAGTTCTCATCTCCCAGGAGGCAACGTCGATCCTCGACGTCATGAACCACGGGAAGGGCAACATCCTCGCAAACATCAGAGAGTGCCACATGGAGGCCGAGCAACTCCTGGGTGAGGTGCTCGACGAACTTGCGGCCATAGGGTTCTCCGGCATCCTCGACGTCGGCGCCCCGAACGTCCCCCTGCTCGGTGTCCCGGTGAGCCCGCAGTACATAGGCGTGGCGATGGTCGGGGGCACGAACGCGATGGCGGCCGTCAGGGAGACCGGGCGTCCGGTCGTGACCCGGGCGCTCAAAGGGTTGATCGATGTCCAGGCAATGGGCTACCTGGACGATTACTGA
- a CDS encoding ABC transporter ATP-binding protein produces MSGEPILRFEEVSKIYPLPAGDVVALDRVTLTVDPGEFIAVMGPSGSGKSTLLNLMGCLDVPTTGKIYLSGQEISQMSDDDLTRLRRDRIGFVFQQFNLIPLLSAVENVEFPIVLTTDREESRRRAIEVMRAMHLNDALFTHRPGELSGGEQQRVAIARALVNDPDLLLCDEPTGNLDTKTGTAIMEILAEENREGKTVVMVTHDPGVAAYARRTIRIVDGRLA; encoded by the coding sequence GTGAGCGGCGAACCGATCCTCCGGTTCGAGGAGGTCAGCAAGATCTATCCCCTCCCGGCAGGCGACGTCGTGGCGCTCGACCGCGTCACCCTCACTGTCGATCCGGGGGAGTTCATCGCCGTGATGGGGCCTTCGGGCTCCGGGAAGTCGACACTCCTGAACCTGATGGGCTGCCTCGACGTCCCGACCACCGGGAAGATCTACCTCTCCGGGCAGGAGATCTCTCAGATGAGCGACGACGACCTCACCCGGCTCCGGCGCGACCGCATCGGGTTCGTCTTCCAGCAGTTCAACCTGATTCCCCTCCTCTCGGCGGTCGAGAACGTCGAGTTTCCCATCGTTCTCACCACCGACCGGGAGGAGAGTCGGCGCCGGGCGATCGAGGTCATGCGGGCGATGCACCTCAACGACGCCCTCTTCACCCACAGGCCGGGCGAACTCTCGGGCGGCGAGCAGCAGCGGGTCGCGATCGCCCGGGCGCTCGTGAACGACCCCGATCTCCTCCTCTGCGACGAACCGACCGGGAACCTGGACACGAAGACAGGGACGGCGATCATGGAGATCCTCGCGGAGGAGAACCGGGAGGGCAAGACGGTCGTCATGGTCACCCACGATCCGGGAGTCGCCGCGTACGCCCGCCGCACGATCCGGATCGTGGACGGGAGGCTGGCGTAG
- a CDS encoding COG1361 family protein — translation MTVTSVSVEPEVLMPGDTGFVTVAVQNTGRFTLPLGGARLYEDGVVPTGEPYPSVGSLGAGLNRTFTFAVRTDASNGIYYPRFSLDLRENGTLSHPVPVRVDDTPLNASVFERPDAFAESRTAAVAVQVGNPRSNAASGVQVITRGANFSVTPESAFVGTLKPGASGTVAFNLTPAAETNVTFQVVWRNGVNTHTADLVLPVTFGEDKRQADPVITNVEVAVEGENYRATGDVMNAGLEPARSVIISPGAPAAPVDPFRVYVVGTLDPDDISTFEVTFRAGANATEIPLVIEYRDDDGNPYSVERPISLENRTGEEAADAGLPAPAVAAVALLVVAAGLAALWYVRRRQR, via the coding sequence ATGACGGTGACGTCCGTTTCTGTCGAACCGGAAGTCCTGATGCCGGGCGATACGGGGTTTGTGACGGTTGCCGTGCAGAACACCGGCCGGTTCACCCTCCCGCTCGGCGGCGCCCGCCTCTACGAGGACGGCGTCGTCCCGACAGGCGAGCCCTACCCCTCCGTCGGGAGTCTCGGGGCCGGCCTCAACCGAACGTTCACCTTCGCCGTCCGGACGGACGCCTCGAACGGGATATATTACCCACGGTTCTCTCTCGATCTCCGGGAGAATGGAACCCTCAGCCACCCGGTTCCGGTCCGGGTCGACGACACGCCGCTCAATGCATCGGTCTTCGAGAGACCGGATGCCTTCGCTGAGTCCCGGACGGCCGCCGTCGCCGTCCAGGTCGGAAACCCGCGCTCGAACGCCGCCTCCGGCGTCCAGGTGATCACCCGGGGCGCGAACTTCTCCGTCACGCCGGAGAGCGCGTTCGTCGGCACCCTGAAACCCGGTGCGTCGGGGACCGTCGCCTTCAACCTGACCCCGGCTGCCGAGACGAACGTCACGTTCCAGGTGGTCTGGCGCAACGGCGTCAACACCCATACCGCCGATCTCGTGCTGCCGGTCACGTTCGGCGAGGACAAACGGCAGGCGGACCCCGTCATCACCAACGTCGAGGTCGCCGTGGAGGGAGAGAACTACCGCGCGACGGGCGACGTCATGAACGCGGGGCTCGAGCCTGCCCGATCGGTCATCATCTCCCCGGGCGCGCCCGCGGCGCCGGTCGATCCCTTCCGGGTCTACGTCGTCGGGACGCTCGATCCCGACGACATCTCGACGTTCGAGGTGACGTTCAGGGCCGGTGCAAACGCGACCGAGATCCCGCTCGTCATCGAGTACCGGGACGACGACGGTAACCCCTACTCCGTCGAGCGGCCGATCTCGCTCGAGAACCGCACGGGAGAGGAGGCTGCCGATGCCGGACTACCCGCTCCGGCCGTTGCCGCCGTGGCGCTGCTCGTCGTCGCTGCCGGCCTGGCGGCCCTCTGGTACGTCCGGAGGCGGCAGCGGTGA
- a CDS encoding ABC transporter permease, with protein sequence MFFSFAARNLKRHWARSGLSIIGIVIGVVAIASMGVMGNSINLLAANIITDVGDTVVVTPHTAIGGTFAGDPRTAVDAAIPAREVEEIRRAANPHRTIPVLQGADEVEFGRGESGYAQIIGLASDDIPVLLELAEGQHLRQNQAGALVGIHLAREYGIAPGSRIVIGGEDVRVAGVLAERGMGFDINPDYAIVVSEGWYESHFGAKDSYPLVIVRVGDVDEIDAVKDAIESRINRREEVVDVADSREMLGQYEEIYGQITLFLLGIGGIALVVAAVNILNVMYISVTERIREIGVMRSIGALRGEILRMFLYEAVILGLIGSVVGGLLSTAFGYLISVAAIEVATAGTTFGENFTVFDQSAIGFIVFGMAFGIATSIAAGFYPAWIASHLAPVDAMRQR encoded by the coding sequence GTGTTCTTCTCGTTCGCGGCGAGGAACCTCAAGCGGCACTGGGCACGCTCAGGCCTCTCGATCATCGGGATCGTCATCGGGGTCGTCGCCATCGCTTCGATGGGGGTCATGGGCAACAGCATCAACCTCCTCGCCGCGAACATCATCACCGACGTCGGGGACACCGTCGTGGTCACGCCGCACACCGCGATCGGCGGAACCTTCGCCGGAGACCCGCGGACGGCCGTGGACGCCGCCATCCCCGCCCGCGAGGTCGAGGAGATCCGGCGGGCGGCAAACCCGCACCGGACGATCCCGGTGCTCCAGGGAGCCGACGAGGTCGAGTTCGGCCGCGGCGAGAGCGGGTATGCCCAGATCATCGGGCTCGCATCGGACGATATCCCCGTCCTGCTCGAACTCGCGGAGGGGCAGCACCTCCGGCAGAACCAGGCGGGCGCGCTCGTCGGGATCCACCTGGCCCGGGAGTACGGTATAGCCCCGGGTTCGAGGATCGTGATCGGGGGCGAGGACGTCCGGGTGGCGGGCGTGCTTGCGGAGCGGGGGATGGGGTTCGATATCAACCCGGACTATGCGATCGTCGTCTCCGAAGGCTGGTACGAGAGCCACTTCGGGGCGAAGGACTCCTATCCGCTGGTCATCGTCCGGGTGGGTGATGTCGACGAGATCGACGCCGTAAAGGATGCTATCGAGAGCCGGATCAACCGGCGCGAGGAGGTGGTCGACGTAGCCGACTCGCGCGAGATGCTCGGGCAGTACGAGGAGATCTATGGTCAGATAACGCTGTTTCTCCTCGGTATCGGCGGGATTGCACTCGTCGTCGCCGCCGTCAATATCCTGAATGTTATGTACATCTCGGTGACCGAGCGCATCCGTGAGATCGGCGTCATGCGGAGCATCGGGGCGTTGCGCGGGGAGATCCTCCGGATGTTTCTGTATGAAGCGGTGATCCTCGGGCTCATCGGAAGCGTCGTCGGCGGTCTTCTGAGCACCGCCTTTGGGTACCTCATCAGCGTCGCCGCGATCGAGGTCGCCACGGCCGGGACGACCTTCGGCGAGAACTTCACGGTCTTCGACCAGAGCGCGATCGGGTTCATCGTCTTCGGGATGGCGTTCGGCATCGCAACCAGTATCGCCGCCGGGTTCTACCCGGCGTGGATTGCCTCGCACCTCGCCCCGGTCGATGCGATGAGGCAGAGATGA